A single Streptomyces sp. Edi2 DNA region contains:
- the cseB gene encoding two-component system response regulator CseB, translated as MAETHVLFVEDDDVIREATQLALERDGFVVTAMPDGLAGLEAFRADRPDIALLDVMVPGLDGVSLCRRIRDESTVPVIMLSARADSIDVVLGLEAGADDYVTKPFDGAVLVARIRAVLRRFGHASGPNGPGSGTAEPADAAEAVLRFGDLEIDTEGMEVRKGGENVALTPTEMRLLLEFSNAPGTVLSRDRLLERVWDYGWGGDTRVVDVHVQRLRGKIGQDRIETVRGFGYKLRG; from the coding sequence ATGGCCGAGACCCATGTGCTCTTCGTCGAGGACGACGACGTGATCCGCGAGGCCACCCAGCTCGCCCTGGAGCGGGACGGCTTCGTGGTCACCGCGATGCCCGACGGGCTGGCGGGCCTGGAGGCGTTCCGCGCCGACCGCCCCGATATCGCCCTGCTCGATGTGATGGTGCCGGGACTCGACGGCGTCAGCCTGTGCCGGCGGATCCGCGACGAGTCGACGGTCCCCGTGATCATGCTGTCGGCACGCGCCGACTCGATCGATGTGGTGCTCGGCCTGGAGGCCGGTGCGGACGACTACGTCACCAAGCCGTTCGACGGTGCGGTGCTGGTCGCCCGGATCCGCGCCGTCCTGCGCCGCTTCGGCCACGCCAGCGGCCCGAACGGGCCCGGCTCCGGGACGGCCGAGCCGGCCGACGCCGCCGAGGCGGTGCTGCGCTTCGGTGATCTGGAGATCGACACCGAGGGCATGGAGGTGCGCAAGGGCGGCGAGAACGTCGCGCTCACGCCGACCGAGATGCGTCTGCTGCTGGAGTTCTCCAACGCGCCGGGTACGGTCCTCTCGCGTGACCGGCTGCTGGAGCGGGTCTGGGACTACGGCTGGGGTGGTGACACCCGGGTGGTGGACGTCCATGTCCAGCGGTTGCGCGGCAAGATCGGTCAGGACCGGATCGAGACGGTCCGCGGCTTCGGATACAAGCTGAGAGGCTGA
- a CDS encoding sigma-70 family RNA polymerase sigma factor encodes MSSRPEHPTHSTGAHRSRGDGRRRSRPEPSERPGPDVARPPDKRPDGYEPYLDGLFTYCLSVLCEHDAATAVLGEMLALAERHHGRRPADRDRYRSWLYALARWACLRRLAERTGPAAKAPAPTAAATGTTATASTATATGPGAATGPGAATGPAAAEADRRQRELAALAWPEAAGTTPGQREALELSVRHQLSADEVAAVLGADPVATRALLATASCEVERTRAALAVVESGRCREVAQLAGDTQMLLGAALSRELVRHVDDCAECRRTAERATAPGTWPGTAPVPPGALPLVAAPRESVLGALAAARRAKSGRAEGVAGAGHGGRTGGANGSPRYDRNGFPVGPPTDRVARRRRLRGRALTTTVVATVVAAPVLALWAAYHGSLATDEAADASPSVTASETETGERLSGRPYENAGNARTTPDPGFRSGDGTPDVSVEVTSADGTPQRPGEPGSRAESGPGRLTVAAQPSGRTTVITLTAAGRAPVRWRASAGAAWLQLSHTAGSLRPGETTTITVDIDHDREPAGHWRARIAIEPGGTAVTMKGHGVTGPVPGPQRPTPAKPRPRPTPRPSHPAPTPTPTPTSPAPTPTPPSPTPKPTGPDPSSTPSNTTRPARGAPGR; translated from the coding sequence ATGAGCAGCAGGCCCGAGCACCCCACGCACTCCACCGGCGCACACCGGTCGCGCGGCGACGGCCGGCGCCGGAGCCGTCCGGAGCCGTCCGAGCGGCCCGGCCCGGATGTCGCACGCCCCCCGGACAAGCGGCCCGACGGCTACGAGCCTTATCTGGACGGGCTGTTCACCTACTGCCTGTCGGTGCTGTGCGAGCACGACGCGGCGACCGCGGTGCTCGGCGAGATGCTTGCGCTCGCCGAGCGGCACCACGGCAGGCGGCCCGCCGACCGGGACCGGTACCGCTCCTGGCTCTATGCGCTGGCCCGCTGGGCCTGTCTGCGCCGGCTCGCCGAACGGACCGGCCCGGCCGCCAAGGCACCGGCCCCGACGGCCGCCGCCACCGGCACGACCGCGACCGCCTCCACCGCCACAGCCACCGGCCCGGGCGCAGCCACCGGCCCGGGCGCAGCCACCGGCCCGGCCGCCGCCGAAGCCGACCGCCGGCAGCGTGAACTCGCCGCGCTGGCCTGGCCGGAGGCCGCCGGCACCACCCCCGGGCAGCGCGAGGCGCTGGAGCTCTCGGTACGCCATCAGCTGTCCGCCGACGAGGTCGCCGCGGTGCTCGGCGCCGACCCGGTCGCCACCCGCGCGCTGCTGGCCACCGCCTCCTGCGAGGTGGAGCGGACCCGGGCGGCCCTGGCCGTCGTCGAGTCCGGCCGCTGCCGCGAGGTGGCACAGCTGGCGGGGGACACCCAGATGCTGCTGGGCGCGGCCCTGAGCCGGGAGCTGGTGCGCCATGTCGACGACTGCGCCGAGTGCCGGCGGACCGCCGAGCGCGCCACCGCCCCGGGGACCTGGCCGGGCACCGCGCCGGTGCCCCCGGGGGCGCTGCCGCTGGTCGCCGCGCCGCGCGAGTCCGTGCTCGGTGCGCTGGCGGCGGCCCGGCGCGCCAAATCGGGCCGCGCGGAGGGCGTGGCCGGTGCGGGACACGGCGGCCGGACCGGTGGGGCAAACGGTTCTCCTCGCTATGACCGCAACGGATTTCCCGTCGGCCCCCCGACCGACCGGGTGGCCCGCCGGCGCCGGCTCCGCGGCCGCGCGCTGACCACCACCGTGGTCGCCACGGTGGTGGCGGCACCGGTGCTGGCCCTGTGGGCGGCGTACCACGGCAGCCTCGCCACCGATGAGGCGGCGGACGCCTCGCCCTCGGTGACGGCCAGCGAGACGGAGACCGGGGAACGGCTGAGCGGCCGCCCGTACGAGAACGCCGGCAATGCCCGGACGACGCCCGATCCCGGCTTCCGGTCCGGCGACGGGACGCCCGATGTGTCCGTCGAGGTGACCAGCGCGGACGGCACCCCGCAGCGGCCGGGCGAGCCGGGCAGCCGAGCGGAGTCGGGCCCCGGCCGGCTGACGGTCGCCGCGCAGCCCAGCGGCCGGACCACGGTGATCACGCTCACCGCCGCGGGCCGGGCTCCGGTGCGCTGGCGCGCTTCGGCGGGCGCGGCCTGGCTGCAGCTGAGTCACACGGCGGGCTCGCTGCGGCCGGGCGAGACCACCACGATCACGGTCGATATCGACCACGATCGGGAGCCCGCGGGCCACTGGCGCGCCAGGATCGCCATCGAGCCGGGCGGCACCGCCGTGACGATGAAGGGCCATGGCGTGACCGGTCCCGTCCCTGGCCCGCAGCGTCCGACGCCGGCGAAGCCGAGGCCCAGGCCGACACCGCGCCCTTCGCATCCGGCGCCGACACCCACGCCGACCCCGACCTCCCCGGCGCCCACCCCCACGCCTCCGTCGCCGACCCCCAAGCCCACCGGCCCCGACCCGTCCTCGACTCCGTCGAACACGACCCGTCCCGCCCGCGGCGCGCCCGGGCGCTGA
- a CDS encoding NAD-dependent epimerase/dehydratase family protein produces MKLLMLGGTEFVGRAVAEAALARGWEVTVFHRGNHAPPEGTTALHGDRADAAGLAALEKGEWDAVVDTWSGAPSAVRDSARLLAGRAGTYAYISSTSVYAFPPTGRPDERAPLVTGSADATGAEDYAQAKRGGELAAAEAFGDRALLVRAGLILGPYENVGRLPWWLGRIARGGPVLAPGPRGMALQYIDVRDLAEWTADALQAGLGGPYNLVSESGHATMGELLESCAKVTGSDAELRWTAPEDVLAAGVEPWTELPVWQPPGELRDAVFGREVSKALASGLRCRPVAETVADTWAWLQAIGGVAPQRPDRPALGLDPAKEAVALRRAG; encoded by the coding sequence ATGAAGCTACTGATGCTGGGCGGGACGGAGTTCGTGGGGCGGGCTGTCGCCGAGGCGGCGCTGGCGCGTGGCTGGGAGGTCACGGTGTTCCACCGGGGGAATCACGCGCCGCCGGAGGGGACGACGGCGCTGCACGGTGACCGTGCGGACGCGGCAGGGCTCGCGGCCCTGGAAAAGGGCGAGTGGGACGCCGTCGTCGATACCTGGAGTGGTGCGCCGTCGGCCGTCCGGGACAGTGCGCGGCTGCTGGCCGGGCGGGCGGGGACGTATGCCTACATCTCCAGCACCTCGGTGTACGCCTTCCCGCCCACGGGCCGGCCCGATGAGCGGGCGCCGCTGGTGACGGGCTCCGCCGATGCCACCGGTGCCGAGGACTATGCACAGGCCAAGCGGGGCGGTGAGCTGGCCGCGGCCGAGGCGTTCGGGGACCGGGCGCTGCTGGTGCGTGCGGGGCTGATTCTCGGGCCGTACGAGAACGTGGGGCGGCTGCCGTGGTGGCTGGGGCGGATCGCCCGCGGCGGCCCGGTCCTGGCGCCGGGGCCGCGGGGGATGGCGCTGCAGTACATCGACGTCCGTGACCTGGCCGAGTGGACGGCCGACGCCCTGCAGGCCGGGCTCGGCGGGCCGTACAACCTGGTGAGCGAGTCCGGGCACGCCACCATGGGCGAGCTGCTGGAGAGCTGCGCGAAGGTCACCGGCTCGGACGCGGAGCTGCGCTGGACCGCTCCGGAGGACGTCCTCGCCGCCGGTGTCGAGCCCTGGACCGAGCTGCCGGTCTGGCAACCGCCCGGTGAGCTGAGGGACGCGGTCTTCGGCCGCGAGGTGTCCAAGGCCCTGGCGTCCGGACTGCGTTGCCGTCCCGTCGCGGAAACCGTGGCCGACACCTGGGCCTGGCTGCAGGCCATCGGCGGGGTGGCACCGCAGCGCCCGGACCGCCCCGCACTCGGCCTGGACCCGGCGAAGGAGGCGGTGGCGCTGCGGCGGGCCGGCTGA
- the disA gene encoding DNA integrity scanning diadenylate cyclase DisA: MAANDRASTSGRSGGSSGTESLMRATLSAVAPGTALRDGLERILRGNTGGLIVLGFDKTVESMCTGGFVLDVEFTATRLRELCKLDGALVLDKDISKILRAGVQLVPDASIPTEETGTRHRTAQRVSIQAGFPVVSVSQSMRLIALYVDGERRVLEESAAILSRANQALATLERYKLRLDEVAGTLSALEIEDLVTVRDVTAVAQRLEMVRRIATEIAEYVVELGTDGRLLALQLEELIAGVEPERELVVRDYVPQPTAKRSRTVVEALAELDALSHTELLELPTVARALGYSGAPETLDSAVSPRGFRLLAKVPRLPGTVIDRLVDHFGGLQKLLAASVDDLQAVDGVGEARARSVREGLSRLAESSILERYV; the protein is encoded by the coding sequence GTGGCAGCCAACGACCGGGCATCGACTTCCGGCAGGTCCGGTGGAAGCTCCGGCACCGAGAGCCTGATGCGCGCCACGCTGAGCGCCGTCGCTCCCGGTACCGCCCTGCGCGACGGCCTGGAGCGCATCCTCCGCGGCAATACGGGCGGGCTGATCGTGCTGGGCTTCGACAAGACCGTCGAATCCATGTGTACCGGCGGATTTGTCCTGGATGTCGAGTTCACCGCCACGCGGCTGCGCGAACTGTGCAAGCTCGACGGGGCACTGGTCCTCGACAAGGACATCTCCAAAATCCTGCGGGCCGGCGTCCAGCTGGTCCCGGACGCTTCCATCCCCACGGAGGAGACCGGCACCCGCCACCGCACCGCCCAGCGCGTCTCGATCCAGGCCGGCTTCCCGGTCGTCTCCGTCAGCCAGTCGATGCGTCTGATCGCGCTCTACGTGGACGGCGAGCGCCGCGTCCTGGAGGAGTCGGCCGCGATCCTCTCCCGCGCCAATCAGGCACTGGCGACCCTGGAGCGCTACAAGCTCCGCCTGGACGAGGTCGCCGGCACCCTCTCCGCCCTGGAGATCGAGGACTTGGTGACGGTCCGCGATGTCACCGCGGTCGCCCAGCGCCTGGAGATGGTCCGCCGGATCGCCACCGAAATCGCCGAGTACGTCGTCGAGCTCGGCACGGACGGCCGGCTGCTCGCCCTCCAGCTGGAGGAACTGATCGCCGGCGTGGAGCCGGAGCGGGAGCTCGTCGTCCGCGACTACGTCCCCCAGCCGACCGCCAAGCGCTCCCGCACGGTCGTCGAAGCGCTCGCCGAGCTGGACGCGCTCAGCCACACCGAACTGCTCGAACTCCCCACCGTGGCCCGCGCACTGGGCTACAGCGGAGCCCCCGAGACACTGGACTCCGCGGTCTCCCCGCGCGGTTTCCGCCTGCTGGCGAAGGTCCCCCGGCTGCCCGGCACGGTCATCGACCGCCTCGTCGACCACTTCGGCGGTCTGCAGAAGCTGCTCGCCGCCAGCGTCGACGACCTTCAGGCGGTCGACGGCGTCGGGGAGGCCCGCGCCCGCTCGGTCCGCGAGGGCCTGTCCCGACTGGCGGAGTCGTCGATCCTGGAGCGGTACGTCTAA
- the cseC gene encoding two-component system sensor histidine kinase CseC, producing the protein MVRLALRTGLRWKLSAAIALVGALVAIALSLVVHNAARHSMLDNSRDVQIERLNFTQKIFLSTNRLQFGAKIDDPELPEALRDEVAKNKRATYLQDTGQTAPDVWAASPLSNNRVLSMHDRFPDRFAVLDDLDQALVIGSTAVVVGGCALGVLVGGRLSKRLRKAAAAAGKLADGDTAVRIRDEVGSGRVRDETDDLAFAVDAMSDALQERIEAERRVTADIAHELRTPVTGLLTAAELLPPGRPSELVRDRAQALRTLVEDVLEVARLDGHAERAELQDVVLGEFVTRRVRALDPGITVEVVREAEVTTDPRRLERILGNLIANAARHGKPPVEVTVEGRVLRVRDHGTGFPEALLREGPSRFRTGSSDRAGRGHGLGLTIAAGQARVLGARLTFRNADELTDGSTGAVSLLWLPENAPTSTGSFPVLHLPER; encoded by the coding sequence GTGGTCAGGCTTGCCCTGCGCACGGGGCTGAGATGGAAGCTCAGCGCCGCGATCGCGCTCGTGGGAGCGCTGGTCGCGATCGCGCTGAGCCTTGTCGTGCACAACGCCGCCCGCCATTCCATGCTCGACAACAGCCGGGATGTGCAGATCGAGCGGCTCAACTTCACGCAGAAGATCTTCCTCTCCACCAACCGGCTGCAGTTCGGCGCGAAGATCGACGACCCCGAGCTGCCGGAGGCGCTGCGCGACGAGGTCGCCAAGAACAAGCGCGCCACCTACCTCCAGGACACCGGGCAGACCGCCCCCGATGTGTGGGCGGCCTCACCGCTCAGCAACAACCGGGTCCTCTCCATGCACGACCGTTTCCCCGACCGCTTCGCCGTCCTCGACGACCTCGACCAGGCCCTGGTCATCGGGTCGACCGCGGTGGTGGTCGGCGGCTGTGCGCTCGGAGTGCTGGTCGGCGGGCGGCTCTCCAAGCGGCTGCGCAAGGCGGCCGCGGCGGCCGGCAAGCTCGCCGACGGCGACACCGCGGTCCGGATCCGCGACGAGGTCGGCAGCGGACGGGTACGCGACGAGACCGACGATCTGGCCTTCGCCGTGGACGCCATGTCGGACGCCCTCCAGGAGCGCATCGAGGCCGAGCGACGGGTCACCGCCGATATCGCCCACGAGTTGCGCACCCCGGTCACCGGCCTGCTGACCGCCGCCGAACTGCTGCCGCCGGGCCGCCCCTCGGAACTCGTCCGCGACCGGGCGCAGGCGCTGCGCACCCTCGTCGAGGACGTCCTGGAAGTGGCCCGGCTCGACGGCCATGCGGAGCGCGCCGAACTGCAGGACGTCGTGCTCGGCGAGTTCGTCACCCGCCGGGTGCGTGCCCTCGACCCGGGGATCACCGTCGAGGTCGTACGCGAAGCCGAGGTCACCACCGACCCGCGCCGCCTGGAGCGGATCCTCGGCAACCTGATCGCCAACGCCGCCCGCCACGGCAAGCCGCCGGTCGAGGTCACCGTCGAGGGGCGGGTCCTGCGGGTCCGCGATCACGGCACGGGCTTCCCCGAGGCGCTGCTGCGCGAGGGCCCCAGCCGCTTCCGCACCGGCAGCAGCGACCGGGCCGGCCGCGGCCACGGCCTGGGCCTGACCATCGCGGCCGGCCAGGCCCGCGTCCTGGGCGCCCGTCTCACCTTCCGCAACGCGGATGAACTCACCGACGGCTCGACGGGCGCCGTCTCCCTCCTCTGGCTACCGGAGAACGCGCCGACGAGTACGGGGAGCTTCCCGGTGCTACACCTGCCGGAGCGGTAG
- a CDS encoding Ppx/GppA phosphatase family protein: MRLGVLDVGSNTVHLLVVDAHPGARPLPAYSHKAELRLAELLDEAGAISDAGVERLVATVHEALQVAEDKGVESVLPFATSAVREATNGEDVLRRVALETEVELQVLSGEDEARLTFLAARRWLGWSAGRLLVLDIGGGSLEVAYGLDEDPDVAVSLPLGAGRLTAGDLPGDPPEADDVRTLRRRVRAEIAKVVSEFSRHGTPDRVVGTSKTFRQLARIAGAARSAEGLYVQRELTRKKLEEWVPRLAGMSAEERVTLPGVSEGRSRQLLAGALVAEAAMDLFGVETLEICPWALREGVILRRLDHLP; this comes from the coding sequence ATGAGACTCGGTGTCCTCGATGTGGGTTCGAATACGGTCCATCTGCTCGTGGTGGACGCACACCCGGGCGCGCGCCCGCTGCCCGCCTATTCGCACAAGGCGGAGCTGCGCCTTGCCGAACTCCTGGACGAGGCGGGCGCGATAAGCGATGCGGGGGTGGAGCGGCTGGTGGCCACCGTGCACGAAGCGCTCCAGGTGGCCGAGGACAAGGGCGTCGAGAGCGTGCTGCCGTTCGCCACCTCGGCGGTCCGCGAGGCCACCAACGGTGAGGACGTCCTGCGCCGGGTCGCCCTGGAGACCGAGGTCGAGCTGCAGGTGCTGTCCGGCGAGGACGAGGCGCGGCTCACCTTTCTCGCCGCCCGCAGGTGGCTGGGCTGGTCGGCCGGCCGGCTGCTGGTGCTGGACATCGGCGGCGGCTCGCTGGAGGTCGCCTACGGCCTGGACGAGGACCCGGACGTGGCGGTGTCGCTGCCGCTGGGCGCCGGCCGGCTGACCGCGGGCGACCTGCCCGGCGACCCGCCGGAGGCCGACGACGTGCGGACGCTGCGCCGCCGGGTGCGCGCCGAGATCGCCAAGGTGGTGAGCGAATTCAGCCGCCACGGCACTCCCGACCGGGTCGTCGGCACGTCCAAGACCTTCCGGCAGCTGGCCCGGATCGCGGGCGCCGCGCGCTCGGCGGAGGGCCTGTACGTCCAGCGGGAGCTGACCCGGAAGAAGCTGGAGGAGTGGGTGCCGCGGCTGGCCGGGATGTCGGCGGAGGAGCGGGTCACGCTGCCCGGGGTGTCCGAGGGGCGCTCGCGCCAGCTGCTCGCCGGGGCGCTGGTCGCCGAGGCGGCGATGGACCTGTTCGGGGTCGAAACGCTGGAGATCTGCCCGTGGGCGCTGCGCGAGGGGGTCATCCTGCGGCGGCTGGACCACTTGCCGTAG
- a CDS encoding pyridoxamine 5'-phosphate oxidase: MAETSGAQDSGGTGGSPCPETIRRALAAHTTMTLAYGDEDGPGACAVLYATDPEGGGAGGAGPVLYFVTATTTRHGRALAVPGARAAFTAQRDGQEWSGLTGLQGRGDCRPLTGAERAAGWQVYLARFPFVAGSERLRDALERTTLWELRPDWLRLIDNGQGFGHKEEWRPGS, from the coding sequence ATGGCGGAGACGAGTGGTGCACAGGACAGCGGCGGTACGGGCGGGTCGCCCTGCCCGGAGACGATCCGGCGGGCGCTCGCGGCGCACACGACGATGACGCTGGCGTACGGGGACGAGGACGGGCCGGGTGCCTGCGCGGTGCTCTATGCGACGGACCCGGAGGGCGGCGGAGCGGGCGGCGCCGGGCCCGTGCTGTATTTCGTCACCGCGACCACGACGCGGCACGGACGGGCGCTGGCGGTGCCCGGCGCCCGGGCCGCCTTCACGGCACAGCGGGACGGCCAGGAGTGGAGCGGGCTGACGGGGCTTCAGGGCCGGGGCGACTGCCGCCCGCTGACCGGCGCCGAGCGGGCCGCGGGCTGGCAGGTCTACCTGGCTCGCTTCCCCTTCGTCGCCGGGAGTGAACGGCTGCGCGACGCCCTGGAGCGCACCACCCTGTGGGAGCTGCGCCCCGACTGGCTGCGGCTGATCGACAACGGGCAGGGCTTCGGGCACAAGGAGGAGTGGCGGCCGGGTTCCTGA
- a CDS encoding SigE family RNA polymerase sigma factor, with the protein MATSGGKVLDFEEYVRTRQEALLRSARRLVPDPVDAQDLLQTALVRTYGRWDGIADKSLADAYLRRVMINTRTEWWRARKLEEVPTEQLPDASVDDGTEQRADRALLMDILGVLAPKQRSVVVLRHWEQMSTEETAAALGMSTGTVKSTLHRALARLRQELQMRDIDARMLERGERRRERCAA; encoded by the coding sequence ATGGCGACCAGCGGCGGCAAGGTACTGGACTTCGAAGAGTACGTTCGTACGCGGCAGGAGGCCCTGCTGCGGAGCGCCCGGCGCCTGGTGCCCGACCCGGTCGACGCACAGGACCTGCTGCAGACCGCACTGGTGCGCACCTACGGCCGCTGGGACGGCATCGCGGACAAGTCGCTGGCCGACGCCTACCTCCGCCGCGTCATGATCAACACGCGGACCGAGTGGTGGCGGGCCCGCAAGCTGGAAGAGGTGCCCACCGAGCAGCTTCCGGACGCGAGCGTGGACGACGGCACCGAGCAGCGCGCCGACCGCGCCCTGCTGATGGACATCCTCGGGGTGCTGGCTCCCAAGCAGCGCAGCGTCGTCGTGCTGCGGCACTGGGAGCAGATGAGCACCGAGGAGACCGCGGCGGCGCTCGGCATGTCCACGGGAACGGTCAAGAGCACGCTGCACCGTGCGCTGGCCCGGCTGCGCCAGGAGCTGCAGATGCGTGACATCGACGCGCGGATGCTGGAGCGTGGCGAGCGGAGGCGGGAGCGGTGCGCGGCCTGA
- the radA gene encoding DNA repair protein RadA — MATRKSSGKERPSYRCTECGWTTAKWLGRCPECQAWGTVEEFGGAPAVRTTAPGRVTTAALPIGQIDGTQATARSTGVPELDRVLGGGLVPGAVALLAGEPGVGKSTLLLDVAAKAASDAHRTLYVTGEESASQVRLRADRIGALDDHLYLAAETDLSAVLGHLDTVKPSLLILDSVQTVASPEIEGAPGGMAQVREVAGALIRASKDRGMSTLLVGHVTKDGAIAGPRLLEHLVDVVLHFEGDRHARLRLVRGVKNRYGTTDEVGCFELHDEGITGLADPSGLFLTRRTEPVPGTCLTVTLEGRRPLVAEVQALTVDSQIPSPRRTTSGLETSRVSMMLAVLEQRGRISALGKRDIYSATVGGVKLTEPAADLAVALALASAASDTPLPKNLVAIGEVGLAGEVRRVTGVQRRLSEAARLGFTHALVPSDPGKIPDGMRVLEVADVGAALSVLPKRVRREAPQEEGARR, encoded by the coding sequence ATGGCAACGCGTAAATCCTCGGGCAAGGAGCGCCCCTCCTACCGCTGTACGGAGTGCGGCTGGACCACCGCGAAGTGGCTCGGGCGCTGCCCCGAATGCCAGGCGTGGGGCACGGTCGAGGAGTTCGGCGGCGCCCCCGCGGTGCGCACGACCGCGCCCGGCCGGGTCACCACCGCGGCCCTGCCCATCGGCCAGATCGACGGCACGCAGGCCACCGCCCGCTCGACGGGAGTGCCCGAGCTGGACCGTGTCCTGGGCGGCGGGCTGGTCCCCGGCGCGGTCGCGCTGCTGGCCGGCGAGCCCGGGGTCGGCAAGTCCACCCTGCTGCTGGACGTCGCCGCCAAGGCCGCCTCCGACGCCCACCGCACCCTGTATGTGACGGGCGAGGAGTCCGCCAGCCAGGTACGGCTGCGCGCCGACCGCATCGGCGCCCTCGACGACCATCTGTATCTGGCGGCCGAAACCGACCTCTCCGCCGTCCTCGGCCACCTCGACACGGTCAAGCCCTCGCTGCTGATCCTCGACTCCGTGCAGACCGTCGCCTCCCCCGAGATCGAGGGCGCCCCCGGCGGCATGGCCCAGGTCCGCGAGGTGGCCGGCGCACTGATCCGGGCGTCCAAGGACCGCGGTATGTCCACCCTCCTGGTCGGCCATGTCACCAAGGACGGCGCCATCGCCGGGCCGCGCCTGCTGGAACATCTCGTCGATGTCGTCCTGCACTTCGAGGGCGACCGGCATGCCCGGCTGCGCCTGGTCCGCGGCGTCAAGAACCGCTACGGCACCACCGACGAGGTCGGCTGCTTCGAGCTGCACGACGAGGGCATCACCGGTCTCGCCGACCCCTCCGGCCTCTTCCTCACCCGCCGCACCGAACCCGTGCCCGGTACGTGCCTGACGGTGACCCTGGAGGGCCGCCGCCCCCTGGTCGCCGAGGTCCAGGCGCTCACCGTCGACTCCCAGATCCCCTCCCCCCGGCGCACCACCTCCGGCCTGGAGACCTCCCGGGTCTCGATGATGCTCGCCGTACTGGAACAGCGCGGCCGGATCAGCGCCCTGGGCAAGCGCGACATCTACAGCGCGACGGTCGGCGGGGTGAAGCTGACCGAGCCCGCCGCCGACCTCGCCGTCGCCCTCGCCCTCGCCAGCGCCGCCAGCGACACCCCCCTCCCCAAGAACCTCGTCGCCATCGGCGAGGTGGGCCTCGCGGGCGAGGTCAGGCGGGTCACCGGCGTCCAGCGGCGGCTGTCCGAAGCGGCCCGCCTCGGCTTCACCCACGCCCTGGTCCCCTCCGACCCCGGCAAGATCCCCGACGGAATGCGGGTGCTGGAGGTCGCCGACGTCGGAGCGGCCCTCAGCGTCCTGCCCAAGCGAGTGCGCCGGGAGGCCCCACAGGAAGAGGGCGCACGCCGGTAG
- a CDS encoding A/G-specific adenine glycosylase has translation MTSTPVTTTATTAATENASAADAAAGAADGTALHGPVTDWFDEHARDLPWRRPEAGAWGVMVSEFMLQQTPVSRVLPVYEQWLARWPRPADLAAEAPGEAVRAWGRLGYPRRALRLHAAASAIQERHGGDVPREHSQLLALPGVGEYTAAAVASFAYGQRHAVLDTNVRRVFARAVAGRQFPPNATTAAERKLARQLLPEDENLAARWAAATMELGALLCTARAPECGRCPIAARCAWRLAGSPAHDGPARRTQTYAGTDRQVRGKLLAVLREAVAPVPQQALDAVWDEPVQRARALDGLVSDGLVEPLGGGRYRLPLT, from the coding sequence ATGACTTCGACGCCTGTCACCACCACTGCCACGACCGCCGCCACCGAGAACGCTTCCGCCGCCGACGCGGCCGCGGGAGCCGCCGACGGGACCGCGCTGCACGGCCCGGTCACCGACTGGTTCGACGAGCACGCCCGCGATCTGCCCTGGCGCCGCCCCGAGGCGGGCGCCTGGGGCGTGATGGTGAGCGAGTTCATGCTGCAGCAGACCCCGGTCAGCAGAGTGCTGCCGGTCTACGAGCAGTGGCTGGCCCGCTGGCCGCGCCCCGCCGACCTGGCCGCAGAGGCGCCGGGCGAGGCGGTCCGGGCCTGGGGCCGGCTCGGCTACCCGCGCCGCGCCCTGCGGCTCCATGCCGCCGCCTCCGCCATACAGGAGCGGCACGGCGGCGACGTACCGCGCGAGCACAGCCAGTTGCTGGCGCTGCCCGGTGTCGGCGAGTACACCGCCGCCGCGGTCGCCTCGTTCGCGTACGGACAGCGCCACGCCGTGCTGGACACCAATGTGCGCCGGGTGTTCGCCCGCGCGGTGGCCGGCCGCCAGTTCCCGCCGAACGCCACCACCGCGGCGGAGCGCAAACTCGCCCGCCAGTTGCTGCCCGAGGACGAGAACCTGGCGGCGCGCTGGGCGGCGGCCACGATGGAGCTGGGGGCGCTGCTGTGCACGGCGCGCGCTCCGGAGTGCGGGCGCTGCCCGATCGCCGCGCGGTGCGCCTGGCGGCTGGCCGGGTCCCCGGCGCACGACGGCCCGGCACGTCGCACCCAGACGTACGCCGGTACCGACCGCCAGGTGCGCGGCAAGCTGCTCGCCGTCCTGCGCGAGGCGGTCGCGCCGGTGCCACAGCAGGCGCTGGACGCGGTGTGGGACGAGCCGGTGCAGCGGGCCCGGGCACTGGACGGCCTGGTCTCGGACGGTTTGGTGGAGCCGCTGGGCGGTGGCCGCTATCGGTTGCCGCTCACGTAG